CATCGGAACGGAGCCCCCTTATGCCTTCGGGGCAAAGAACCTCTCGTCGAAGGATTTTCAATCCGTCTATCTGCTCTTGAAAGATAGAGAGGCGACGGCCCGCGCCATCGATCAGGCCGAAGAGCTGCATGAGAAAACGCAGGATGTCGTGCTGGTCAGGCTCATCGAGCAGATGACGGCATTCCATGAAAAGAGCGAGGCCGAGTTGAAAGAGATCATCGCTCCGGCCTATATCGAAAAGCTGCGGCGCCTCGTCGCCACCACGTATCTGCCGCAGCTTCCGCTCTTTCAGCGTCTGTGGCTAACCCTGAAAGGACGCCTTCCCGATTCGCGCATACAGAAGCGGCTCTGGGAGCAGTACGTCGCCCAATCGACCCGTCTGACATCGAAGCGCTCCGGTATTGCAGCCGCCGGAAAGACGCTCGAAGACGTGCAGGGCGGCCCCAGACAGAACAAGCTCGATGAGCGCATGCAGATCGTACTCGGGCGCATGGCCGATATCGCCGCCATGCTGTGGGAGAAGGGTCAGTTCCCCGATCGCAAGGCGATCATGACCTCGCTGCCGTCGCAGGAGGATCGCGCCGTCGCCGAGAGGCTGTTCGGCTTCATCAAGGCCGGAGCGGCCTCGACGCGCGACATTATAGAAATCCAGGTTCCGCACCGCGAGGCCATCTACGCCTCGCGCAGACATTTCGAGAATAACCTTTCGGCTCTTCGCGAGCGCTTTCAACGACGCATGGCCGACTTCGAAGGCCATGAAACGAAAGAAGGCGTTAAGCTTTCGATGAAGCATCGCACCGAAGAGAAAGAGGTCGTCCGCGCCATCGTGCAGACGTTGAACGGCATCGGCGCAGACTGAGCGCCCGGGCGTTAATAAGGTTTCGAATTGAGTCCGCTATGCACGCGTTCCGATCATTCCAGATGCGTACGGTCGTTCCAGCGCAGCATCTTCATCTTCGCTCCGTCATGCAACGAGCGAAAGTAGCATAACCCCGTATTCTCAAGCACGACGCGCACCGCATACTCTGACGGCAGCTCCAGTATAACCGAGGTCAGGCAGCGCAGGAAGTTGCCGTGTGAAACGACGACGATTCTGTAATCCCGCTGCGATGCCGCCGCATCGGCCAGCCGCGGCGCAAGATCAGACCAGAAGCCCGCCGCCCGCGCCACGACGTCGTCGATGCTCTCGCCGCCCGGATAGGCGTACGCAGGATCGTTCCGAAGCTGTTTCAAGATGCCAGGATCGACCTCGGGAATTAACCGCCCCTCAAGCTCACCGCAATGGATCTCTCGAATACGATCATCGAAGCGCACCTCGGGCAGAGCCGGCATGGACTCGCGAATCAGCGTGCTCGATTGCACGGCCCGGCCCTGGGGGGAGCAGATCCACTCGTCGACGCCTGCATAGTTCGGCCGGCCGGCCAGATAACGGCCGAGCCGCCGACACTGTTCTTCGCCCTGCTCCGTCAGCGCCGAGTCAAGGCTGCCCTGGATCTTCATGATGGAGTTGTATTCGGTCTCGCCGTGGCGAATCAGGCTCAGTTCAATCACAGGTCCGGTTTCGGGCTCAGGGGCAGCGGCTCAAGTGAAAAGCGGGAGGGGGGTGGTAGGTCGTCGAGCCGGGAATGACGATATAGATCCGTTCGGTAATTGATCGAATAAGAATTTTTTCCACGAAAAAAACGAAAGCCGCGAAAAAAGAAAAGGAGAGGGTATTCAAGAAGTATAGCGGCTCGCAGGCTGTCACAGCGGAGTACGGCTTTCCCTGCGATGTGTGGAAGGGTTCTCCGAAGCCGTACATCCGAAAACTCAAAAAAATGCTTCCCTTCCGGGGCGCCCGGGCATCCGTAGACAAAACTCGACCGCAATAATGGAGTTATTGTATGAGTCTGATTTCTACAAGACCACTGAAAATGATCCTTGCCTTATCGCTGATCCTGACCCTTGCCCGATGCCCGGGCGGAGACTCCTCTGATTCGTCGGCTGCTCTGCTTGGCCTTCTGGGCGGAGGGGGAAGCGGGGAGAACGCCGCCTCTCTGCCGAAATGTACGTCGGCCCTATGCCTGAACGGCAATGTCTCAGGCCTAATTTCGGGCGCCAGTCTCGTCATAGCAAATGGCGCAAAAACCTACACATTGCCCGAAAACGGCAGTTTCGGCCTGAACGCACAAACGGGTGACAACTATACGATTACGGTTCAGACGCAGCCGACAACGCTACGCTGCATCGTCACAAACGGGACGGGTACGGTTGGCGCTGTAAGTGTAAACAACGTCGTGGTTACATGCCCGATGGCCTATAAGAACAATCTCGTCTGGAATCGATGCTCGCACGGCCAGCAATGGAATGCCGAAGCTGGAGACTGTACGGGCACGGGAAATAGCGGGAATGGTTACGGAATCTTGAAAGTTCAGTACTGTTCAACGAACGATAACGCCTGCAATGATGCCGACGCCGCTGGTGAGATAGGTGTAAACGGCCATCTGAATGGTAATGGTTCCAGTTCGCTTTACAATGCCTGCAATAGTTTGAATCTCAACGGCGGTCTTTATGGACGCACAACTTGGAGAGTTCCCTGGAAAGATGAGCTAAAGAGCATTGTAAAATGCTCGAACGCAAAATCAACTCCACTGCCTGACGGTGAATTTTGTAACCTTCAATACCTCGTTCCGCAAATCGACGCGGCTTTATTCCCCAATACCGCGCATACGGCCCCCAATAGCTATGGGTACTGGTCAGCCTCAAGCTCCACCGCAGGCATTTCAGTATGGTTCACAAGTTTCGCCCATGGAACGACGACGACGGATAGCCAGGGCGTTCCCAAAACGAGTGCAAATCAAAACGTCCGCTGCGTTTCCACAGGCCCGTAATCGCTGTGACTCTCCTGCGTCGAGCTCGTAAATCATTGCTCGACGCAATAGAGATGCTTGGGTTGGTCGCAGCTTGAATTGTTCGAGTAATTCTGGCTCATCGAGGTCGCATCGGTGGCATTCGTAGCCCCCCATGCGCTTGATTGAACAGCACTCCCGTCTGTCCAGTTCTGGCATCGTTCATCCAAGCTGTCCAGCTGTTCCCAATACCCGCTGCCAATAAACAATCCAGTCCAGGTTGTCTGGGTGCCTGCTCCTATCGGGTTGCTCAACACACCAAACGGATAAATGCCAGCGGCATTCGTCTTCATGATCGGTTGATTGTCCGGCCTCACGTAAGTCACAAAGGGCTGCAAGCTCCAATCTCGACTCGAAAGTCGTGTCGGGTTTGCGCAGACAGTGCCGAATAAACATGGGAAGCGATTTGAATTATCCGCAAGCAGTGCCTTATATAGTTTCGAGTAATCTGGCCGCGTAGTATCTGCATTACAGATTGCATCCGCCCCGGCAATGCCGCCCAGATTTCCCGTATAAGCATCTACCGTCACAAAGATCTTCTTGTTCGGCTGCTGCACCATCGCCTGGATTTCAGCCAGGCTTAGCGCTCGGTTGTACAGACGCACCTCGTCGATCCCACCGTTCATATAATAGCCATCAACTCGGCGACCTATATAGAGCAGTCCGGTGCCCGGCGTTATCGTGGTAAGCGTACCTGTGCTCGAAATTTCATTTCCGTCGACGTAAAAACGCGTCGTTCCGCCACTTATAGTCGCGGCGACATGGGTGTATACATTCACAGGCATTGAAAAAGGAACACTGATAGCGTCAGTGCTCCCATTGCCCCATAGATACAGCACCATATTGCCGGCGATATTGTACAGTTCCAGAGAGAATCCTTTATCATCTGCGGTTTGCGTCGAAACAATCGTGAAAAAATCTCCAAAGCCCGGCAGCGTCGTGGGCTTAACCCAGGCCATCACCGTCATTGTGCCGCCGGGGTTGTGCACCGCGGAGTTCGGCGCAGACAGGAACTGGCTGCTTGCTCTCATAAAGCCGTACGCGCTGGCAGCAATACCGAAGCGATCGGTTGCAGGTACAGCCCCTCCTCCCGATGCGGTGAGCGGCTGATCCCAGCCCGAGCTATCCCACCATTCATCATCGGTGCCGTCTGCGCTATCGAGGGCATACCGGGCAATCAGGCCTGTCGGAACCTGCGTCGCCAGATAGCGGATCTGGCGATCCGGGAGAGAGGCGTTATAGATGCGGACGCCGTCCATGGCTACACCTTGTGCTGGCCCCAGCGCCCAGGACGTATTCGTCCCTGCATAGAGATTACCATTTGCCGTATTCAATGCGCCTGCGGCAACGGTTCCGATTGATTTTCCATTCAGAAATAAAGTAATGGTCGTTGAATTCGCCCTTAAACAGAGATGGCTCCATGTATAAAGCGGCAAACGTTGCCCGCTGGCTACATAGGGATTTGAAGGCACGCCTGCATTGACACCGGTATCGAGGATGTTGATCCCAAATCCGTCCGCAAAGCTGCCATAGCTGAGAACGATCTGTGGCGCGGCAAGCGTATACGGCTGAATCCAGCCGCACATCGTCCGCTCAGATGCGCCGAGTGGAAGTCCGGTCGATGGCGAATTCAACGTACCGTTTACACCAAAGCTCATCGCTCCGCTGCCGTCGCCGTCAACGCCTGTCGTCGTCGATGTTCCGCCGACCAGATTGATACCGCTTCGTGACGTATCTGCGTTGTAAGCGCCGCCGATCACATCATACTTGCGCACCAGTCCGCCCGTATTAAAGCCCGTCGCCGATTCATAGCACTGCACCGGATCGCAGGAGCTTGCCGCCGTATAGGCCATTTCCTTGCCTCCCGTATCGGTGACGGCGCTATTGCGAATGCGAATCTTATACGTCGCCTCGTACCACATATAGGCCGCATTCGGCGTCACGGTGAGCACGTTGTTGCTTACGCTTAACGATACGGGCAAACAGCTCGTAAAGTTGTTGTTAACGGGGATCACCGATGCGCCGCCGGCGTTGACCATTGAGATCTGGATGGCCTGCGAAGCGCATGACGTCGAAGAGTTGCTCGATACGGGCAGGTTGATGTTCTTATTAAAAGTAATCGTAAAGGGACCGGTTCCTTTATCAAATTCGAGCGTACCTGCATCGGCGTTCACCGAGGTCGAGGTAATCATGGGCGTACAGTCAAGGGCAAGAGCGACGCTTGTCGCGCCCATCGTTCCACTGGAAGCGGTTACCCAGGAGCAAGATTGATTCGGCGGCGTCGGAGTATTGAAGTTATAGCTCTGTCCGTTACCGACAAAGAACGAATACACACCGTTCCCGTTCACCGTCGTCGCCGGGTACGCTCCCGCTCCGTCAGGATCAAGCGTGAAGTTGCTCGCAGGTGAAACACCAAATCCCGTCACCGTAACGTTGATGGCCGCCGCCGGGGAGCAACTGATCGATACGCCTGTGACGTTCGCCCCCTGCATCGTTCCGTTTCCACTGACGGCGCAGAAAAGCGTATTGCCCGCAGCCTGAATCGGATTGGTCACAACGGCGACGTTATACGTCGATCCGCTGTTTACCGCATACAGGGCCGGGAATGAGAATGTCGTCGTCGATCCGCTGGAAGGAGCGGCGATCGTCTGATTGCTTGCCGGATCGCCGTTCAGTTGAACTACCATATCCTGCGAATAGCTGCCGGCCGTATAACCAGTAATCGTGCCCGAAACCGTGAAGCTGTTTGTCGTACAGGTAATCTCAACGCCAGTGATGTCTCCGGCGAGGTTCATGGATCCGCCGGTGATCTGATTGTTCCACACAAGCCCCATTGCATCTGTCGCACCGCTTGAGCCGATAGCACCGCCCGTTGTTCCTGCGTCGGTAAAGGCGCAGGTCTGCCAGGGATTCGTAGGGTTCAGGATACGGAGGTTATATGACGTTCCATAAGGAATGCCCGTCGAAGAGAAGGTCGCCCCGCTTACATTGATCGTTTGCGAGGCGCCACCCGTAACAGCAATACGCAGATTGCTACCCGCCAGGCCTATCACATTGCCCTTAATAAAATATGAATTCGGAGCGCAGTTCACAGGAACGCTGATATCGGCCGACGTTACGGTGCCTGTCGGCATGCCGATCGTACAGCTATGTCCGGTCGGCTGTGTTTGAATACCAACAGTGAAGGTATCGCCACTGCGAATTTTTGTGGCGAAGGGCGCAGAAACTCCGGTCGTCGTGATATTCAGGGTTTCCGTACCCGCCATCGTCGCCGGGTAAGCAGGCGGGCCGGCCTCTGCCGGATAGGTGGGGTAAGCACTTGTAAGAACGAGAGTACCGCTTGCAAGGCCCGTTACGTTAGCCCGTATGTTGTATCGATTGGTAACGCAAGAGGCCGAGATGCCGGGCACGACTCCAGGATACGATCCGCCATAAGTACCCGTTCCTCCTGTAACGTTACATGTTTGGTACGGATTGATCGGGTGGCTGCTCACTGTCACCGAATATCCTGGAGAGGTAGCCACAAGTGGAGTGCGGAAGGCAAAGTCCGTACTCCCGGATATCGGCCCGTTAATGGTCAGCGGGTCACCGCCATTGTTCAACAGAACAAGCCCCGTCCCCAGCAAACCGGCGGCTGGCACGGTCACTTTTACCGTTGCCGCATCGGCACAATTGACGTTAATACCCGAAACGTCGCCATTGCCAATCATCCCGCTTCCACCAACAACTTCGCAGAGCTGCGAGCCGCTACCATCCCGGGGGTGGGTCGTAATGACAACGTTGTAGCTGGAATCTGTGCGCAGACGAACAGGGAACATGAAATCGCTGGCTGGCGCGTTCAGTGTAACAGTATCACTATTGTTGGCAAGTACGAGTCCATTTAGAGTCAACCCGTTGACAACGCCCGAAACCGAATAAAGCGGGGGATTGATCGCGTCAAAAAGAAAGAATTCCGGAAGCTGGTCGATCAGATTCTTGCTGCATGAGGCGGCGAAGAGAAGCGGCAGCGCCAGCAGGCTCTGTAGAACGGCATTCTGAATGCTCCTTTTACTTCTCATAGGTGCAACTTCCGATATTATTGGTTGACAAATCGCGCCACTGGCTCCAGCCAACTCAAAAAACAAGAGTAGCCGCATTTTTTTTCAAAAAGCTTGCAGAAAATTCAAGAGACTGAACAGAAAACGAAAGAGTAAACAATCCCCAAAGAAGGCTTGTCCGTACAACTATCTCAACACCTGGTCGTTAATGAGACGGTTATACAGGCAGGTAAGGCGGGGTGGACCGTATCCAAGACGGTTCGGTTAGATATGTATAGCCTGTCCGATCGCCTCAGCCGCTGCCTCCATGATGCCCTCAGATAAAGTCGGATGAGCATGGATTGTGCGAGCAAGCGTATCGGCCAGCAGCTCGCCTTCGGCGGCTACAACGACCTCGCTCAGCATCTCGGTCGCATGCGATCCGATGATGTGGATGCCGAGCAGGCGATGATAGGCCTTATCGACGACGACCTTGACGAACCCTTCGCTTTCGCCCGACGCCCGTGCCCGACCCAGCGCCCGGAACGGAAAACGTCCGACGAGCACGTCATAGCCTCTTTCCTTCGCTTTCTTCTCAGTTAACCCGGCCGAGGCGACCTCGGGATGGCAGTAGGTACACGACGGAATCCAATCGTATTTCATGGGCTCGTACTCGATCTCGGGGCCCGTTTTGATGACGCCGCTTTCGCGCAGAGAAAGATATACGGCCTCGGCGGCATGAATCGCCTCATGTGAGGCGACGTGAGCGAGCGCCGGACCCGGGATGCAGTCACCGATCGCATAGATCGTCGGATTGCTCGACTGAAACGACCGATTCACACGAATGCGATCGCGATCAAGATCGACGTGCACGGCCTCAAGATTCAGCCGATCGGTATTAGCCGTGACTCCGGCGGCAAGAAGAAGGCGATCAAAGCTTTCGCGTCGCTCTTCGCCGGCCTGATCGGTGAAGACGACGTCGATGCCGCCTTCATGCGACGATGTCTGGCTGATGCGCGCCCCGGTATGGATAACGATGCCGCGGTCCCGGAATGTCTTTGTCAGCAGGGCGCTGATCTCTTCGTCTTCGATGGGCAGGATGGTCGGCAGGGCTTCAAGGATGGTCACCTCACTTCCCATCGAACGATAGAAGTCGGCGTATTCGATGCCGATCGCTCCGGCGCCGACGATGCAGAGGCGAGCCGGCCGCTCTTCAAGCAGCATGGCTTTTCTATAAGAAAGAATCCGATTCTCATCGATCTCGATGCCCGGAAGGCTTCGCGCTCGCGCGCCGACGGCGATGATAAAGCGACGGGCCTCGACGGTTTGATCGCCCTCCCCCTCGCGCGAAACGGAAATATGAGTCGAATCGATGAAGTTCGCATGTCCGCGGATAACGTCTATATTATTCTTGCGCATGAGATAGTCGACGCCCTTCGACATCTGATCAGCGACGCCTCTCGATCGCTGTATAATGGCGCCGAAATCGGCCTCCGCTCCCTGCACGCGAATGCCCGCCCGATCGGCAAAGCGGATCTTCTCGAACAGAT
This region of Leptonema illini DSM 21528 genomic DNA includes:
- a CDS encoding histidine phosphatase family protein; this encodes MIELSLIRHGETEYNSIMKIQGSLDSALTEQGEEQCRRLGRYLAGRPNYAGVDEWICSPQGRAVQSSTLIRESMPALPEVRFDDRIREIHCGELEGRLIPEVDPGILKQLRNDPAYAYPGGESIDDVVARAAGFWSDLAPRLADAAASQRDYRIVVVSHGNFLRCLTSVILELPSEYAVRVVLENTGLCYFRSLHDGAKMKMLRWNDRTHLE
- a CDS encoding DUF1566 domain-containing protein; amino-acid sequence: MSLISTRPLKMILALSLILTLARCPGGDSSDSSAALLGLLGGGGSGENAASLPKCTSALCLNGNVSGLISGASLVIANGAKTYTLPENGSFGLNAQTGDNYTITVQTQPTTLRCIVTNGTGTVGAVSVNNVVVTCPMAYKNNLVWNRCSHGQQWNAEAGDCTGTGNSGNGYGILKVQYCSTNDNACNDADAAGEIGVNGHLNGNGSSSLYNACNSLNLNGGLYGRTTWRVPWKDELKSIVKCSNAKSTPLPDGEFCNLQYLVPQIDAALFPNTAHTAPNSYGYWSASSSTAGISVWFTSFAHGTTTTDSQGVPKTSANQNVRCVSTGP
- a CDS encoding LamG-like jellyroll fold domain-containing protein translates to MRSKRSIQNAVLQSLLALPLLFAASCSKNLIDQLPEFFLFDAINPPLYSVSGVVNGLTLNGLVLANNSDTVTLNAPASDFMFPVRLRTDSSYNVVITTHPRDGSGSQLCEVVGGSGMIGNGDVSGINVNCADAATVKVTVPAAGLLGTGLVLLNNGGDPLTINGPISGSTDFAFRTPLVATSPGYSVTVSSHPINPYQTCNVTGGTGTYGGSYPGVVPGISASCVTNRYNIRANVTGLASGTLVLTSAYPTYPAEAGPPAYPATMAGTETLNITTTGVSAPFATKIRSGDTFTVGIQTQPTGHSCTIGMPTGTVTSADISVPVNCAPNSYFIKGNVIGLAGSNLRIAVTGGASQTINVSGATFSSTGIPYGTSYNLRILNPTNPWQTCAFTDAGTTGGAIGSSGATDAMGLVWNNQITGGSMNLAGDITGVEITCTTNSFTVSGTITGYTAGSYSQDMVVQLNGDPASNQTIAAPSSGSTTTFSFPALYAVNSGSTYNVAVVTNPIQAAGNTLFCAVSGNGTMQGANVTGVSISCSPAAAINVTVTGFGVSPASNFTLDPDGAGAYPATTVNGNGVYSFFVGNGQSYNFNTPTPPNQSCSWVTASSGTMGATSVALALDCTPMITSTSVNADAGTLEFDKGTGPFTITFNKNINLPVSSNSSTSCASQAIQISMVNAGGASVIPVNNNFTSCLPVSLSVSNNVLTVTPNAAYMWYEATYKIRIRNSAVTDTGGKEMAYTAASSCDPVQCYESATGFNTGGLVRKYDVIGGAYNADTSRSGINLVGGTSTTTGVDGDGSGAMSFGVNGTLNSPSTGLPLGASERTMCGWIQPYTLAAPQIVLSYGSFADGFGINILDTGVNAGVPSNPYVASGQRLPLYTWSHLCLRANSTTITLFLNGKSIGTVAAGALNTANGNLYAGTNTSWALGPAQGVAMDGVRIYNASLPDRQIRYLATQVPTGLIARYALDSADGTDDEWWDSSGWDQPLTASGGGAVPATDRFGIAASAYGFMRASSQFLSAPNSAVHNPGGTMTVMAWVKPTTLPGFGDFFTIVSTQTADDKGFSLELYNIAGNMVLYLWGNGSTDAISVPFSMPVNVYTHVAATISGGTTRFYVDGNEISSTGTLTTITPGTGLLYIGRRVDGYYMNGGIDEVRLYNRALSLAEIQAMVQQPNKKIFVTVDAYTGNLGGIAGADAICNADTTRPDYSKLYKALLADNSNRFPCLFGTVCANPTRLSSRDWSLQPFVTYVRPDNQPIMKTNAAGIYPFGVLSNPIGAGTQTTWTGLFIGSGYWEQLDSLDERCQNWTDGSAVQSSAWGATNATDATSMSQNYSNNSSCDQPKHLYCVEQ
- the lpdA gene encoding dihydrolipoyl dehydrogenase codes for the protein MSKYDLVVIGAGPGGYVAAIRGARLGLKTAVVERENLGGVCLNWGCIPTKALLESAHLFEKIRFADRAGIRVQGAEADFGAIIQRSRGVADQMSKGVDYLMRKNNIDVIRGHANFIDSTHISVSREGEGDQTVEARRFIIAVGARARSLPGIEIDENRILSYRKAMLLEERPARLCIVGAGAIGIEYADFYRSMGSEVTILEALPTILPIEDEEISALLTKTFRDRGIVIHTGARISQTSSHEGGIDVVFTDQAGEERRESFDRLLLAAGVTANTDRLNLEAVHVDLDRDRIRVNRSFQSSNPTIYAIGDCIPGPALAHVASHEAIHAAEAVYLSLRESGVIKTGPEIEYEPMKYDWIPSCTYCHPEVASAGLTEKKAKERGYDVLVGRFPFRALGRARASGESEGFVKVVVDKAYHRLLGIHIIGSHATEMLSEVVVAAEGELLADTLARTIHAHPTLSEGIMEAAAEAIGQAIHI